Genomic window (Nitrospirota bacterium):
TCTCGGATAATATTTATCCATATATACTTTTTGCTTATCTTAGTTTAGATAAGAATGAAAAAGATTTATCAGAAAAGGTGAAAGAAATGGTCAGAAAGGAATTTATATCTATCAATTCAGGCTATAAAATCATATCTGATCAAAAAACTAAAACTTGTAACAGAGGGAGGGCGAAAGGTAACTGAAGTAGCCAGGAGCCTTGGGATACATGAAAATCTGTTACGCACATGGAAACGGAAATATACAGAAGACCCTGCAGGCAGTTTTCCTGGCAAGGGGCATCTGAGTCCTCA
Coding sequences:
- a CDS encoding transposase, with product MQAIKSYLIKKLKLVTEGGRKVTEVARSLGIHENLLRTWKRKYTEDPAGSFPGKGHLSP